Proteins encoded within one genomic window of Chlorobaculum sp. MV4-Y:
- a CDS encoding endonuclease/exonuclease/phosphatase family protein has protein sequence MSAINVAFWNVQNLFDTTASPIATDLEFTPEQGWTDEVFDIKVANIASIIRQMHGGTGPDLLGLCEVENKEVVEYLLEQIGRKDYRLAHVESPDIRGIDCSLIYSSKVFKAPPAKDMKGHRINFRFPTRDIFQVRLILKGSEVELNVFVNHWPSRKNGQYQSEPLRIAVAERCGQLVNDVLKIERKEYAKLPDIAGTLAELNARWNRNVLLMGDFNDDPFCRSVTDYLLASKDLDKVEEELKGAPNHEIPPINAYIERQPALFNLSWPLLANPDKGTIFFSGDSANTMNVFDQFMVSRGLYYGTSGLKARPESMRICTTAETATGAKGRPKAFDKETKKGFSDHFPVEMVVDIV, from the coding sequence ATGTCAGCAATCAACGTTGCGTTCTGGAACGTCCAGAACCTTTTCGACACCACTGCGTCCCCTATTGCGACCGATCTTGAATTCACGCCTGAACAGGGATGGACTGATGAGGTTTTCGACATTAAAGTGGCCAATATCGCCAGTATCATCAGGCAGATGCATGGAGGCACAGGGCCAGACCTACTGGGCTTGTGCGAAGTGGAAAACAAGGAGGTGGTAGAATATCTGCTTGAACAGATCGGCCGCAAGGACTATCGTCTGGCGCATGTCGAGTCGCCGGACATCCGGGGCATCGACTGCTCACTCATCTACTCGTCAAAAGTCTTCAAGGCACCGCCTGCAAAAGACATGAAAGGCCATAGGATCAACTTCCGGTTCCCCACACGTGACATCTTTCAGGTTCGGCTGATCCTCAAGGGTTCCGAAGTGGAACTCAATGTATTCGTAAACCATTGGCCATCGCGCAAGAACGGGCAGTATCAATCGGAGCCACTCCGCATCGCCGTAGCGGAGCGTTGCGGCCAGCTCGTAAATGATGTACTGAAAATCGAGAGGAAGGAGTACGCCAAGCTTCCGGACATTGCAGGAACACTTGCCGAGCTGAATGCCCGATGGAACCGCAATGTACTGTTGATGGGTGATTTCAACGATGATCCGTTCTGTCGCAGCGTCACCGACTATCTCTTGGCATCAAAAGACCTCGACAAAGTCGAAGAGGAGCTGAAGGGCGCACCGAACCACGAGATTCCTCCCATCAATGCGTACATCGAACGCCAACCAGCGTTGTTCAACCTATCGTGGCCACTGCTCGCCAATCCGGACAAGGGCACGATCTTTTTCAGTGGCGACTCAGCAAACACTATGAATGTCTTCGACCAGTTCATGGTATCGCGCGGACTTTATTACGGTACGTCAGGCCTCAAGGCGCGACCAGAGTCGATGCGGATATGCACCACGGCGGAAACGGCTACCGGAGCAAAGGGGAGACCCAAGGCTTTTGATAAAGAAACGAAGAAAGGATTCAGCGACCACTTTCCGGTGGAGATGGTCGTCGATATTGTGTAG
- the cysE gene encoding serine O-acetyltransferase, with product MSVQDIWARILEEARLECEREPEIRLFLEQHILRYEEFAPALAMLLSVKLGSKHFPPPVLEGIFEDFYRQSPESVRCAACDMEATRERDPAAVNYFEIMLFLKGYQALQSYRLAHWLWQNDRKSLAYFLQNRMSEVFAVDIHPAAKIGKGILLDHATSLVIGETAVVEDNVSLLHEVTLGGTGKESGDRHPKVGKSVMIGAGAKILGNIKIGEGAKVGAGSVVLDDVPPHYTVAGVPAHIVGRTEVPEPSLDMNQRLIFPEKQKPKGEQHSCL from the coding sequence ATGAGCGTACAGGATATTTGGGCAAGGATTCTCGAAGAGGCGCGTCTCGAATGTGAGCGCGAGCCGGAGATACGGCTGTTTCTGGAACAGCACATTCTGCGATATGAGGAGTTCGCTCCTGCGCTGGCGATGCTGCTCTCGGTGAAGCTCGGTTCGAAGCACTTTCCGCCGCCGGTGCTCGAAGGAATCTTCGAGGATTTTTACCGGCAAAGCCCCGAATCTGTCCGGTGCGCAGCCTGTGACATGGAGGCTACCCGTGAGCGCGACCCGGCAGCGGTGAACTATTTCGAGATCATGCTTTTCCTCAAAGGCTACCAGGCGCTTCAGTCCTACCGGCTGGCTCACTGGCTGTGGCAGAACGACCGCAAATCGCTGGCCTACTTCCTCCAGAACCGCATGTCGGAGGTTTTCGCGGTAGATATTCATCCTGCGGCTAAAATCGGCAAGGGCATTCTGCTCGACCACGCCACGAGCCTTGTCATCGGCGAGACCGCCGTGGTGGAGGATAACGTTTCGCTCCTGCACGAGGTGACGCTTGGTGGCACTGGCAAGGAGAGCGGTGACCGGCATCCGAAAGTCGGTAAATCGGTGATGATCGGTGCCGGGGCCAAGATTCTCGGTAACATCAAAATCGGAGAAGGCGCGAAGGTCGGGGCGGGCAGTGTGGTGCTGGATGATGTTCCGCCGCACTACACGGTTGCTGGCGTGCCAGCACACATCGTGGGACGCACTGAAGTTCCCGAACCCTCCCTCGACATGAACCAGCGCCTCATTTTCCCGGAAAAACAAAAGCCGAAAGGCGAGCAGCACTCGTGCTTATAA
- a CDS encoding radical SAM protein has product MNYVFGPVCSKRLGQSLGVDLLPSKSCTWNCVYCQLGRTKEYVTERREFYPKEEILAEILDTVASGKPIDWITFVGSGETTLYKGLDWLIAEVKKKTTIPVAVITNGSLFCDAEVRRELLEADAVLPSLNAGSEELFERIDRPAPGFSFEKHIEGLRGFRQEYGGKLWVEVMLIKGLNDSEEALKEMAAVLVEIRPDMIHLVLPTRPAPESVVGIPDEEMIQRAVFILSVAAPVLHPAKGEMNLGSADDLLDTISGIVTRHPVQERELEAALGKLLAGDAAKISESLEALLASGRFEKVLQGGELYWIIKTA; this is encoded by the coding sequence ATGAACTACGTTTTCGGACCTGTCTGTTCCAAACGCCTCGGCCAGTCGCTCGGCGTTGATCTCTTGCCCTCGAAGAGCTGCACCTGGAACTGCGTCTATTGCCAGCTTGGCCGCACCAAGGAGTACGTGACCGAGCGCCGGGAGTTTTATCCCAAAGAAGAAATTCTCGCCGAGATTCTCGACACGGTCGCGAGTGGCAAGCCGATCGACTGGATCACCTTCGTCGGTTCCGGCGAGACGACGCTTTACAAGGGGCTCGACTGGCTGATCGCGGAAGTGAAAAAGAAGACGACTATTCCGGTGGCGGTGATAACCAACGGCTCTCTCTTCTGTGACGCCGAGGTGCGCCGCGAGTTGCTCGAAGCCGACGCCGTCTTGCCGTCGCTCAACGCTGGATCAGAGGAATTGTTCGAGCGCATCGACCGCCCCGCGCCGGGCTTCAGCTTCGAGAAGCACATCGAAGGATTACGGGGCTTCCGGCAGGAGTACGGCGGGAAGCTCTGGGTCGAGGTGATGCTGATCAAAGGGCTGAACGATTCGGAGGAGGCGCTGAAGGAGATGGCGGCGGTGCTTGTGGAGATCCGGCCAGACATGATCCACCTTGTACTTCCGACGCGCCCCGCACCCGAAAGCGTTGTCGGCATTCCTGACGAAGAGATGATCCAACGCGCAGTTTTCATTCTGTCAGTCGCCGCTCCGGTGCTGCATCCCGCCAAGGGCGAAATGAACCTTGGCTCGGCGGACGACCTGCTCGACACCATTTCCGGGATCGTCACCCGCCATCCGGTGCAGGAGCGCGAACTCGAAGCGGCGCTCGGCAAGCTCTTGGCGGGTGACGCCGCGAAAATAAGCGAATCGCTCGAAGCGCTGCTTGCCTCGGGACGCTTTGAAAAGGTGCTTCAGGGCGGCGAGCTGTACTGGATCATCAAGACGGCGTGA
- a CDS encoding 6-pyruvoyl trahydropterin synthase family protein, with amino-acid sequence MLISRKIEIDYGHTLPNSFTFCNQLHGHRGVIVATVEGPVIDRSGDIEEGMVMDFKFLRQIMDEHIHDQLDHGFAVWKEDKEDLEFILRRNTRVLVTDEPPTAEYLAKWAFNQIEDKLPEGVTLKNLRWYETPNNWADYDGH; translated from the coding sequence ATGCTTATATCGAGGAAAATCGAAATCGACTACGGCCACACCCTTCCGAACAGCTTCACCTTCTGCAACCAGTTGCACGGCCATCGCGGCGTTATCGTGGCAACCGTCGAAGGGCCGGTCATCGACCGCTCCGGAGATATTGAAGAAGGCATGGTAATGGATTTCAAGTTCCTGCGCCAGATCATGGACGAACATATCCACGACCAGCTCGACCACGGCTTTGCAGTCTGGAAAGAGGACAAGGAAGACCTCGAATTCATCCTCAGGCGCAACACCCGCGTGCTCGTGACCGACGAACCACCCACCGCCGAATACCTCGCCAAATGGGCCTTCAACCAGATCGAAGACAAACTCCCCGAAGGCGTCACCCTCAAAAACCTCCGCTGGTACGAAACGCCAAACAACTGGGCGGACTACGACGGCCATTGA
- the thiC gene encoding phosphomethylpyrimidine synthase ThiC, with protein MNQENASCPEKHFFGPASSRISIKGSIYPIEVGMRSVALTRSYECKGERFDAMPLYDTSGPFGDAERKHDVRKGLTPVRDHWGFDYGAVESARGELSMTGRKPRVAKAGEAVTQMHFARKGIVTPEMEYVAIRENQALEAWIERCGGTPVTPEMVRDEVARGRAIIPANINHPEIEPMIIGRNFRVKINANIGNSALGSSIDEEVEKAVWACRWGADTVMDLSTGKNIHQTREWILRNSPVPVGTVPLYQALEKVGGKAEELSWEVYRDTLVEQAEQGVDYFTIHSGILAATLPGAEARQTGIVSRGGSIMARWCRAHKRENFLFTHFDDICDILRSYDVAVSLGDALRPGSIGDANDAAQFGELKTLGELTLRAWARDVQVMIEGPGHVPLHLIRENMEMQLKHCHEAPFYTLGPLVTDVAAGYDHVNSAIGGTLIASLGCSMLCYVTPKEHLGLPDRDDVREGVIVHRVAAHAADIAKGSPTAWLRDELMSKARYAFAWEDQFSLALDPLKTRQIHAQNIAATGDTTATAKYCTMCGPDFCSMKRSQETAEGV; from the coding sequence ATGAACCAAGAGAACGCATCCTGCCCCGAAAAGCACTTTTTCGGTCCTGCTTCGTCCAGAATTTCGATCAAAGGCTCCATCTACCCAATCGAGGTCGGCATGAGAAGCGTCGCCCTCACCAGAAGTTACGAGTGCAAGGGCGAACGTTTTGACGCAATGCCGCTCTACGACACCAGCGGCCCGTTCGGTGACGCGGAGCGGAAGCACGACGTCCGTAAAGGTTTGACTCCGGTACGCGACCACTGGGGTTTCGACTACGGCGCGGTCGAGTCGGCAAGAGGCGAACTCTCGATGACCGGACGCAAGCCGCGCGTGGCGAAGGCGGGCGAGGCGGTCACGCAGATGCACTTCGCCCGCAAGGGCATTGTGACGCCGGAGATGGAGTACGTGGCGATCCGCGAGAACCAGGCGCTCGAAGCGTGGATCGAGCGATGCGGCGGCACGCCGGTGACGCCGGAGATGGTGCGCGACGAGGTGGCTCGGGGACGGGCAATCATTCCGGCCAACATCAACCACCCGGAGATTGAGCCGATGATTATCGGGCGAAACTTCCGGGTCAAGATCAACGCCAACATCGGCAACTCGGCGCTCGGTTCGTCGATCGACGAGGAGGTCGAAAAGGCTGTCTGGGCCTGCCGCTGGGGCGCTGACACGGTGATGGATCTGAGCACGGGCAAGAACATCCACCAGACCCGCGAGTGGATTCTGCGCAACTCGCCGGTGCCGGTCGGCACGGTGCCGCTCTACCAGGCGCTCGAAAAGGTCGGCGGAAAAGCCGAGGAGCTGAGCTGGGAGGTCTATCGCGACACCCTCGTCGAGCAGGCCGAGCAGGGGGTTGACTACTTCACCATCCACTCCGGCATTCTCGCCGCCACCCTGCCCGGCGCAGAAGCGCGGCAAACCGGCATTGTCTCGCGCGGCGGCTCGATCATGGCCCGCTGGTGCCGCGCGCACAAGAGGGAGAACTTCCTGTTCACGCACTTCGACGACATCTGCGACATTCTGCGCAGCTACGACGTGGCGGTCTCGCTCGGCGACGCGCTGCGCCCAGGCTCCATCGGCGACGCCAACGACGCGGCGCAGTTCGGCGAGCTGAAGACGCTCGGCGAGCTGACGCTCCGCGCCTGGGCGCGCGACGTTCAGGTAATGATCGAAGGCCCCGGCCACGTGCCGCTGCACCTGATCCGCGAGAACATGGAGATGCAGCTTAAGCACTGCCACGAAGCGCCCTTCTACACCCTCGGCCCGCTCGTCACGGACGTGGCCGCCGGCTACGACCACGTCAACTCGGCCATCGGCGGTACGCTCATCGCCAGCCTCGGCTGCTCGATGCTCTGCTACGTCACGCCGAAAGAGCACCTCGGGCTGCCCGACCGCGACGACGTGCGCGAAGGGGTGATCGTGCACCGCGTCGCCGCCCACGCAGCGGACATCGCCAAAGGCAGCCCGACCGCCTGGCTGCGCGACGAGCTGATGAGCAAGGCGCGCTACGCCTTCGCCTGGGAAGACCAGTTCAGCCTCGCCCTCGACCCGCTCAAAACGCGGCAGATCCACGCCCAGAACATCGCCGCCACCGGCGACACCACCGCCACCGCCAAATACTGCACCATGTGCGGCCCCGACTTCTGCTCGATGAAACGCTCGCAGGAAACGGCTGAAGGGGTGTAA
- the hemB gene encoding porphobilinogen synthase: protein MSQLDLLNIVHRPRRLRRTAALRNLVQENTLTVNDLVFPLFVMPGTNNIEEVSSMPGSFRFTIDRAVEECKELYDLGIQAIDLFGIPEQKTEDGSEAYNDNGILQQAIRAIKAAVPELCIMTDVALDPFTPFGHDGLVRDGIILNDETVEVLQKMAVSHAEAGADFVSPSDMMDGRIGAIREALDESGHSDVGILSYAAKYASSFYGPFRDALHSAPQFGDKSTYQMNPANTEEAMKEIELDIIEGADIVMVKPGLAYLDIVWRTKERFDVPVAIYHVSGEYAMVKAAAAKGWLDEERVMMESLLCMKRAGADIIFTYYAKEAAKKLR from the coding sequence ATGAGCCAGCTCGATCTCCTCAATATTGTTCACCGCCCGAGAAGACTTCGCAGAACCGCCGCTCTCCGCAATCTTGTGCAGGAGAACACGCTGACGGTCAACGATCTCGTGTTTCCGCTGTTTGTCATGCCCGGCACCAATAACATTGAAGAGGTTTCCTCGATGCCCGGCAGCTTCCGCTTCACCATCGACAGGGCTGTCGAGGAGTGCAAGGAGCTGTACGATCTCGGCATCCAGGCGATCGACCTGTTCGGCATTCCGGAACAGAAAACCGAGGACGGCAGCGAGGCTTACAACGACAATGGCATTCTCCAGCAGGCCATCCGCGCCATCAAGGCTGCCGTGCCCGAGCTGTGCATCATGACCGACGTCGCGCTCGACCCGTTCACCCCCTTCGGCCACGACGGCCTCGTCAGGGATGGCATCATCCTCAACGACGAAACCGTCGAAGTGCTCCAGAAGATGGCCGTTTCGCACGCCGAGGCCGGCGCTGACTTCGTCTCTCCGAGCGACATGATGGACGGCCGCATCGGCGCGATCCGCGAGGCGCTCGACGAATCCGGCCACTCCGACGTCGGCATTCTCTCCTACGCCGCCAAATACGCTTCGAGCTTCTACGGCCCGTTCCGCGACGCCCTGCACTCCGCGCCGCAGTTCGGCGACAAGAGCACCTACCAGATGAACCCGGCAAACACCGAAGAGGCGATGAAAGAGATCGAGCTCGACATCATCGAAGGTGCTGACATTGTCATGGTCAAACCCGGCCTGGCTTACCTCGACATCGTCTGGCGCACCAAAGAGCGCTTCGACGTGCCGGTCGCCATCTACCACGTCTCCGGCGAATACGCGATGGTCAAGGCTGCTGCCGCCAAAGGCTGGCTCGACGAAGAGCGCGTCATGATGGAGTCGCTCCTCTGCATGAAACGTGCTGGCGCTGACATCATCTTCACCTACTACGCCAAGGAAGCCGCCAAAAAGCTGCGCTGA
- the hisN gene encoding histidinol-phosphatase — MTSDLQLALELAEKAGKLTLDYFGRRSLQVFSKRDDTPVTEADRNAEALIRQGISARFPGDGLFGEEFDECPSGNGRRWIIDPIDGTRSFIHGVPLYGVMIALEVDGALQLGVINFPALGELYHAEIGGGAFMNGSSVQASAIAETASATVVFTEKEYLLDPPSTHPVDLLRTNAGLVRGWGDCYGHMLVASGRAEVAVDKIMSPWDCAAIIPIVTEAGGCCFDYEGRTIIDGVGLVSANNAMGRALVDAIADRENA; from the coding sequence ATGACATCCGACCTTCAGCTTGCGCTTGAACTGGCTGAAAAGGCAGGCAAACTGACGCTCGATTATTTCGGGCGCAGGTCGCTTCAGGTCTTTTCAAAACGAGACGATACCCCGGTGACGGAGGCTGATCGCAATGCTGAGGCACTGATCCGGCAGGGCATCTCGGCAAGGTTTCCCGGTGACGGCCTGTTCGGTGAAGAGTTCGATGAGTGCCCATCAGGTAACGGACGGCGCTGGATCATCGATCCGATCGACGGTACCCGCTCCTTTATTCACGGCGTCCCGCTGTACGGCGTGATGATTGCGCTCGAAGTCGATGGTGCGCTTCAGCTTGGCGTCATCAATTTCCCGGCTCTCGGCGAGCTTTACCATGCCGAGATCGGCGGTGGGGCCTTCATGAATGGCTCGTCTGTTCAGGCGTCGGCCATTGCGGAGACGGCTTCGGCTACGGTGGTGTTCACCGAGAAGGAGTACCTGCTCGATCCGCCATCGACCCATCCGGTCGATCTCTTGCGTACGAACGCTGGACTGGTGCGTGGATGGGGTGACTGCTATGGTCATATGCTGGTCGCATCAGGCAGGGCTGAAGTGGCTGTGGACAAGATCATGAGTCCGTGGGACTGCGCGGCGATCATTCCAATAGTTACCGAGGCTGGAGGCTGCTGCTTCGATTACGAAGGGCGCACGATTATCGATGGCGTTGGCTTGGTAAGTGCTAACAATGCAATGGGGAGAGCGCTTGTCGATGCCATTGCAGATCGGGAGAATGCCTGA
- a CDS encoding transposase, producing the protein MNYDHQKHHRHSIRLAEYDYSKGGAYFVTICTRNGDQILVNPPKPIHPVGVALAATHSPETPPNLESNLKPDTAHLLELTPIGEIVNRNWRTLPERFPMLSLDEYVIMPNHLHGIVVINEQDQSEQCDAEKRVGARPTPTLGAVVGAFKSMSVHDVLVYIEENGLDMIGKIWQRNYFERVIRNERDLDNIRTYIRNNPRNWDRDDENPAR; encoded by the coding sequence ATGAACTACGATCATCAAAAACATCATCGCCACTCGATTCGGTTGGCCGAGTATGACTATTCAAAAGGCGGCGCGTATTTCGTAACGATTTGCACTCGAAACGGCGATCAGATATTGGTAAACCCACCAAAACCTATACATCCTGTAGGGGTAGCCCTCGCGGCTACCCATTCTCCTGAAACGCCTCCCAATCTCGAATCCAACCTCAAACCCGACACTGCACACCTGTTAGAACTGACGCCAATCGGTGAAATTGTGAATCGCAATTGGCGAACGTTGCCCGAACGTTTTCCGATGCTGTCGTTGGACGAATATGTGATTATGCCGAATCACCTCCATGGCATTGTGGTCATCAATGAACAGGATCAATCGGAGCAGTGTGATGCCGAAAAGAGGGTAGGCGCGAGGCCTACCCCTACACTTGGTGCGGTGGTTGGGGCGTTTAAATCGATGTCGGTCCACGATGTTCTTGTTTACATAGAAGAGAACGGTTTGGATATGATCGGGAAAATCTGGCAGCGGAACTACTTTGAACGGGTCATCAGAAATGAACGTGATCTGGACAACATCAGAACCTATATCAGAAACAATCCCAGGAATTGGGACCGAGACGACGAAAATCCGGCAAGGTAA
- a CDS encoding BCD family MFS transporter, with protein MLGFVQDILNRVMIKELLLPATIALGLISLKELLAILGVKVWAGNLSDRHSIFGYRRTPYVLIGLVSCIVTFILAPTAAYEVRLDGTGSLVSIIFSALGDVGLWKLSAIFLIFGFGLQVATTAYYALIADMVDEKDIGKIAGASWTLMVLTAIISNYSIGSYLKVFTPERLTQVAEIGGLVALTFGLIAVLGVERRNAEIGNHKEKHSLPFSQAIRLLASSPNTMLFAFYIFISIFALFANEVVMDPFGAEVFGMQVSETTKLFKPVMGGTQLIFMLLTGFLLSRIGTRRGAYFGNVFGAVGFGLIIAAGFMHDVQFLRIALVVTGIGLGAASVSDITMMMNMTAGRSGIYMGLWGTAQSLAIFIGHSSSGVIRDLMFHFTGNHMLAYAAIFVLEIIAFTISSLMLPHVSREAFEAESAAKMSEIETAAEAS; from the coding sequence ATGCTTGGCTTTGTGCAGGATATTCTGAACCGGGTGATGATCAAGGAGCTGTTGCTGCCCGCAACCATTGCGCTCGGCCTGATCAGCCTGAAGGAACTTCTCGCTATTCTTGGCGTCAAGGTGTGGGCTGGCAACCTCTCAGACCGGCACAGCATTTTTGGCTATCGCCGTACGCCATATGTGCTTATCGGCCTCGTGAGCTGCATCGTCACCTTTATTCTCGCGCCGACGGCGGCCTACGAGGTGCGGCTCGACGGCACGGGAAGCCTCGTCAGCATCATTTTTTCCGCGCTGGGCGATGTTGGTCTCTGGAAGCTTAGCGCCATCTTTCTGATCTTCGGTTTCGGCCTCCAGGTGGCCACGACCGCTTATTACGCCTTAATCGCCGACATGGTTGACGAAAAAGATATCGGCAAGATCGCCGGGGCGAGCTGGACGCTCATGGTGCTGACGGCCATCATTTCGAACTACTCTATTGGCAGTTATCTCAAAGTGTTCACACCGGAGCGACTGACCCAGGTGGCCGAAATCGGCGGCCTCGTCGCCCTCACCTTCGGTCTCATCGCCGTGCTGGGCGTCGAGCGCCGCAACGCCGAGATTGGCAATCACAAGGAGAAGCACAGCCTCCCGTTTTCGCAAGCGATTCGCCTGCTCGCGTCGTCGCCCAACACGATGCTCTTCGCGTTTTACATCTTCATCTCGATTTTCGCCCTCTTCGCCAACGAAGTGGTGATGGATCCCTTCGGCGCGGAGGTGTTCGGGATGCAGGTTTCTGAAACAACCAAGCTCTTCAAGCCGGTGATGGGCGGCACGCAGCTTATCTTCATGCTGCTGACCGGCTTTCTGCTCTCTCGCATCGGTACGAGGCGCGGCGCCTACTTCGGCAATGTGTTCGGGGCGGTCGGCTTCGGGCTGATCATTGCCGCCGGATTCATGCACGACGTGCAGTTCCTGCGCATCGCGCTTGTGGTGACCGGCATCGGCCTCGGCGCGGCGAGCGTCTCCGACATCACCATGATGATGAACATGACCGCCGGGCGCAGCGGCATCTACATGGGACTCTGGGGCACGGCGCAGAGCCTCGCCATTTTCATCGGCCATTCGAGCTCGGGGGTGATTCGCGACCTCATGTTCCACTTCACTGGCAACCACATGCTGGCCTACGCGGCGATTTTCGTGCTTGAAATCATCGCCTTCACCATCTCCAGCCTGATGCTGCCGCACGTGTCGCGCGAGGCATTCGAGGCGGAGAGCGCGGCCAAAATGTCGGAAATCGAAACCGCCGCAGAAGCGAGCTGA
- the aroC gene encoding chorismate synthase, with amino-acid sequence MIRYFTAGESHGPALSAIVEGLPAGVALAEANINDQLARRQQGYGRGGRMKIETDRAEVLSGVRFGKTIGSPVAMLIRNRDWKNWTTPMAQFEDHASEVQKITIPRPGHADLTGFIKYGFDDIRPVIDRSSARETAARVAAGSLARTFLRQLGIQIGSYISTIGPVSETAAPSSLQALLDAGAESLAAEADKSQVRMLDAEAEADAIAAIDKAKADGDTLGGIIEIYITGVPMGLGSYVQHDRRLDSMLAAAIMSIQAIKGVEIGPAFDNARKPGSQVHDELFAGGEKGLRRKTNRAGGIEGSMSSGQPIHIRAAMKPISSLVSPLRSFDLATLEAVQSRFERSDTCAVPAAGVVAEAVVAPVIANALLEKLGGDHMVEIMERLEAYREMLRMRFEK; translated from the coding sequence ATGATACGCTACTTCACTGCAGGCGAATCGCACGGCCCGGCGCTTTCAGCAATCGTCGAAGGACTTCCCGCAGGCGTCGCACTCGCCGAAGCCAACATCAACGACCAGCTCGCACGCCGCCAACAGGGCTACGGACGCGGCGGTCGCATGAAGATCGAGACCGACCGTGCCGAGGTGCTCTCCGGCGTCCGGTTCGGCAAAACCATCGGCTCGCCCGTAGCGATGCTCATCCGCAACCGCGACTGGAAAAACTGGACGACGCCGATGGCGCAGTTCGAGGATCACGCCTCGGAGGTGCAGAAAATCACCATCCCACGCCCCGGCCACGCCGACCTTACTGGCTTCATCAAATACGGCTTCGACGACATCCGTCCAGTCATCGACCGCTCCTCGGCTCGCGAAACCGCCGCCAGAGTCGCCGCCGGATCGCTGGCACGGACGTTCCTTCGCCAGCTCGGCATCCAGATCGGCAGCTACATCTCCACAATCGGCCCCGTCTCCGAAACCGCCGCCCCTTCGTCGTTGCAAGCGCTGCTCGACGCCGGAGCCGAAAGCCTCGCCGCCGAAGCTGACAAATCGCAGGTACGGATGCTCGACGCAGAAGCTGAAGCCGACGCCATCGCCGCGATTGACAAAGCCAAAGCCGATGGCGACACCCTCGGCGGTATCATTGAAATCTATATCACCGGTGTGCCGATGGGCCTCGGCAGCTATGTCCAGCACGACCGCAGGCTCGACTCGATGCTCGCCGCGGCCATCATGTCGATCCAGGCGATCAAGGGCGTTGAAATCGGCCCCGCCTTCGACAATGCACGCAAACCCGGCTCGCAGGTGCACGACGAGCTGTTCGCCGGTGGAGAGAAGGGGTTGAGGCGCAAAACGAACCGGGCCGGAGGCATTGAAGGCAGCATGTCGAGCGGCCAGCCGATCCACATCCGCGCCGCCATGAAACCGATCTCATCGCTTGTTTCACCGCTCCGCTCCTTCGACCTCGCCACACTTGAAGCCGTCCAGTCGCGTTTCGAACGCAGCGACACCTGCGCCGTCCCCGCCGCCGGAGTCGTCGCCGAAGCCGTCGTAGCCCCCGTAATCGCTAACGCCCTCCTGGAAAAGCTGGGCGGCGACCACATGGTGGAGATTATGGAAAGGCTTGAAGCTTACCGGGAGATGCTGAGAATGAGGTTTGAAAAATGA
- a CDS encoding uroporphyrinogen-III synthase — protein sequence MKTVLVTRPKHQAEPFVRELAQYGLDSVVFPTIEIRPVAGWSVPDLTKFAGIFFTSPNSVQFFLERLLEDSPEELPNLQQARVWAVGKTTGGDLEKHGVLIEPLPKSADAVSLMSGIDASEIEGKTFLFVRGSLSLGTIPEVIAKRGGVCVELTVYDNIQPSLEETQKVKSLLTEGKLDCLSFTSPSTAINFFDAMGSKEVPRDVLIAAIGTTTAGALEKLGVKVDIIPEYFDGPNFAKAIAEALS from the coding sequence ATGAAAACCGTTCTCGTTACACGCCCGAAGCATCAGGCAGAGCCTTTTGTGAGGGAGCTTGCGCAGTACGGCCTGGACTCAGTTGTCTTTCCGACGATCGAGATCAGGCCGGTTGCCGGCTGGAGCGTTCCTGATCTCACCAAATTCGCAGGCATCTTCTTTACCAGCCCCAACAGCGTCCAGTTCTTTCTCGAACGCTTGCTTGAAGACTCTCCCGAAGAACTGCCAAACCTTCAGCAGGCCCGCGTCTGGGCGGTCGGCAAAACCACTGGTGGCGATCTGGAGAAACATGGCGTTTTAATCGAGCCTCTCCCGAAAAGCGCTGACGCCGTCAGCCTGATGTCAGGCATCGACGCCAGTGAGATCGAAGGCAAGACCTTCCTTTTCGTCCGGGGCAGCCTCTCGCTCGGCACCATTCCCGAAGTCATCGCCAAACGCGGCGGAGTCTGTGTCGAGCTGACCGTCTACGACAACATTCAGCCTTCGCTCGAAGAGACCCAGAAAGTCAAATCACTGCTTACGGAGGGCAAACTCGACTGCCTCTCGTTCACCAGTCCATCAACTGCTATCAACTTCTTTGACGCCATGGGGTCAAAGGAAGTGCCTCGCGACGTACTCATCGCCGCCATCGGCACCACCACCGCCGGCGCACTTGAAAAGCTGGGTGTCAAGGTGGACATCATCCCCGAATACTTCGACGGCCCCAACTTCGCCAAGGCAATTGCTGAAGCACTCAGCTGA